The Faecalibacter sp. LW9 genome has a segment encoding these proteins:
- a CDS encoding mechanosensitive ion channel family protein codes for MQENEPVDSLKDVIETPLRDLEYVTNLLITKGSEIGWSLVSAILTLTVGFWLANRIRKIVEKRMIARDVDLSIRTFLIPIINIVLKVIIVIFVVDRLGLNASGFIAAIGGVGLAVGLALQGSLSNFAAGILIIIFKPFKVGDYIISQGLEGTVESISILNTKLATAKGQVITLPNGNLFNNPITNYSVKEFRRLDVNIGISYDDDFEEAQKVILGVLHQEELVEKDQNMTVEILEFADSSVNLAVRCMIKNENYWTAYWRLHRNIKYALDKNNISIPYPHTEMIVRNTSNDQLPIND; via the coding sequence ATGCAAGAGAATGAACCTGTAGACAGCTTAAAGGATGTTATCGAAACGCCTTTGCGTGATTTGGAGTATGTAACGAATCTATTAATTACAAAAGGATCCGAAATTGGATGGAGTTTAGTTTCTGCGATTCTAACGTTAACTGTTGGGTTTTGGTTAGCAAATCGAATTCGTAAAATCGTTGAAAAACGAATGATAGCACGTGATGTTGATCTTTCGATTCGTACGTTCTTGATTCCTATTATTAATATTGTTCTAAAAGTCATCATCGTTATTTTTGTGGTGGACCGATTAGGGTTAAATGCCTCAGGTTTCATCGCAGCAATTGGTGGGGTTGGTTTAGCCGTTGGTTTAGCGTTACAAGGCTCTTTATCTAATTTCGCTGCTGGGATTTTAATTATCATTTTTAAACCATTTAAAGTAGGCGACTACATTATCTCCCAAGGACTAGAAGGTACAGTGGAATCAATCAGTATTTTGAATACTAAATTAGCTACAGCAAAAGGACAGGTGATTACGTTGCCTAATGGCAATTTATTTAATAATCCTATTACCAATTATTCAGTGAAAGAATTCCGTCGTTTAGATGTAAATATTGGGATTTCATATGATGATGATTTTGAAGAAGCTCAAAAAGTAATTTTAGGAGTTTTACATCAAGAAGAATTGGTAGAGAAAGATCAAAATATGACGGTTGAGATTTTAGAATTTGCAGATAGCAGTGTCAACTTAGCTGTACGTTGTATGATAAAAAATGAAAATTATTGGACAGCTTATTGGCGATTACACCGTAATATTAAATATGCTTTAGATAAAAATAATATTTCTATTCCTTATCCACATACTGAAATGATTGTTCGCAATACATCAAATGATCAATTACCTATCAACGATTAA
- a CDS encoding D-alanyl-D-alanine carboxypeptidase/D-alanyl-D-alanine-endopeptidase, with the protein MRYKGIQFLFVLLSSWVFGQTEALQNHLDSDFYKTQFVGFYLYDPQEKKEVFSYNGNKYFTPASNTKIFTLYAAMKTLTDSIPAFKYAIRGDELHLEGTGDPTFMHPKFKNPKVLDFIKNKGSKIVFHWNNFDEESFLPGWTWDDFRKKYSPERSQFPINENLVTISKSGGTLKTFPSIFKESTVVKESSESRDFYENKFYIGLRSNSVKVPFIVKEDVIKQIITDLTGKPVEMTKSSMPSPSLVFYSQTSDKVYKEMMEESDNFLAEHLLILSSSTMNGKLSTTQTIKTISSRYLSDLAQRPEWVDGSGLSRYNLFTPQNFVQVLDKMYKEFPENRLFSIFPVGGRTGTIKNRYKDSSQPYVYAKTGTLSNTVTLSGYLKTKSGKTLIFSLLNNNVTKDLSWVRNENEKLLRLVRDQF; encoded by the coding sequence ATGCGATACAAAGGAATACAGTTTCTATTTGTTTTACTTTCCAGTTGGGTGTTTGGACAAACTGAAGCATTGCAAAATCATTTAGATAGCGATTTTTATAAAACTCAGTTTGTAGGGTTCTATCTATACGATCCTCAAGAGAAGAAAGAAGTTTTTTCGTATAATGGAAATAAATATTTTACGCCAGCATCCAATACAAAAATATTTACATTATATGCGGCGATGAAAACTTTGACAGATTCTATCCCAGCTTTTAAATATGCTATTCGTGGGGATGAATTACATTTGGAAGGAACAGGGGATCCCACATTTATGCATCCGAAATTTAAGAACCCAAAAGTATTAGATTTTATTAAAAATAAGGGAAGCAAGATTGTTTTTCATTGGAATAATTTTGATGAAGAATCTTTTCTGCCCGGATGGACATGGGATGATTTTAGAAAAAAATATTCACCAGAACGTAGTCAATTTCCAATTAATGAAAATTTGGTTACTATTTCTAAATCGGGAGGAACTCTGAAAACATTTCCTTCGATTTTTAAGGAATCAACAGTAGTAAAAGAATCATCAGAATCGCGTGACTTTTATGAGAATAAATTTTATATCGGTTTGCGTTCAAATTCTGTTAAAGTTCCATTTATTGTCAAAGAAGATGTGATCAAACAAATAATTACAGACTTGACAGGAAAACCAGTGGAGATGACAAAATCGTCAATGCCTAGTCCCTCCTTAGTTTTTTACAGTCAAACATCGGATAAAGTATATAAAGAAATGATGGAAGAAAGTGATAACTTCTTAGCAGAGCATCTGTTGATATTATCCTCAAGTACGATGAATGGAAAATTAAGTACAACGCAGACCATCAAAACGATTTCATCTCGATATTTGAGTGATTTGGCGCAACGACCAGAATGGGTTGATGGTTCAGGTTTATCCCGATATAATTTATTTACGCCTCAGAACTTTGTGCAGGTACTAGACAAGATGTATAAAGAATTCCCTGAAAACAGATTGTTCTCTATTTTTCCTGTGGGCGGAAGAACAGGAACAATCAAAAACAGATATAAAGATTCATCTCAGCCTTATGTCTATGCAAAAACGGGGACATTATCAAATACGGTGACATTAAGTGGCTATTTAAAAACGAAAAGTGGAAAGACTTTAATTTTTAGCCTATTGAATAATAATGTGACTAAGGATTTATCCTGGGTAAGAAATGAAAATGAAAAATTGTTACGCTTAGTTCGTGATCAATTTTAA
- a CDS encoding DUF6702 family protein, translating to MKIWKYILPLLLVLATIPIFGQQQFHTSNTNIDYEIESGTLNLTSRLYTAGIEKAVGEKTTNKSSFDAKLKNYINNKVSIKVNGKPVNVSYYGFQTNDHTTRIYLKAEKISDIQSIEIKFALLMDTYEDQQNFLKVDIKNNKKPFVIRKENEILKITF from the coding sequence ATGAAAATTTGGAAATATATACTCCCTTTACTTTTAGTTCTTGCTACCATTCCTATATTTGGACAACAACAATTTCATACTTCGAATACTAATATTGATTATGAAATAGAAAGTGGGACATTAAATCTTACCTCAAGATTGTATACTGCTGGGATTGAAAAAGCTGTAGGTGAAAAAACAACGAACAAATCGTCATTTGATGCAAAACTAAAAAATTACATCAATAATAAAGTAAGTATTAAAGTCAATGGTAAACCCGTAAATGTATCGTATTATGGATTTCAAACTAATGATCATACGACTCGCATTTACCTAAAAGCAGAAAAAATAAGTGATATTCAATCCATCGAAATTAAATTTGCTTTGTTGATGGATACTTACGAAGATCAACAGAATTTCTTAAAAGTGGATATCAAAAACAACAAAAAGCCTTTTGTAATTCGCAAAGAAAACGAAATTTTAAAAATTACATTTTAG
- the trmB gene encoding tRNA (guanosine(46)-N7)-methyltransferase TrmB has translation MGKDKIRRFNENKTFENVVQPTREEVVNNFPLKGNWNKDFFKNDNPIVLELGCGKGEYTVAMARRDANRNFIGIDIKGARFWRGAKTALEEGLDNVGFMRTQIELIDQVFAENEVSEIWITFPDPQIKYRRTVHRLTNPDFLAKYNKVLKPEGTVNLKTDSEFLHGYTHGMIQLLGHKVIKSSHNVYHPDNRELPKIVTDVQTYYEEKFKALGKTITYIQFQFKD, from the coding sequence ATGGGAAAAGATAAAATCAGAAGATTTAACGAAAACAAAACTTTTGAAAATGTAGTTCAACCAACACGCGAAGAAGTAGTCAATAATTTTCCGTTAAAAGGGAATTGGAATAAAGATTTCTTTAAAAATGACAACCCAATTGTTTTAGAATTAGGTTGTGGTAAAGGAGAATACACTGTTGCAATGGCGCGTCGTGATGCGAATCGTAACTTTATTGGAATTGATATCAAAGGTGCTCGTTTTTGGAGAGGTGCGAAAACTGCTTTGGAAGAAGGATTAGATAATGTTGGATTTATGCGAACTCAAATCGAATTAATCGATCAAGTGTTTGCTGAAAATGAAGTGAGCGAAATTTGGATTACTTTCCCAGATCCACAAATTAAATACCGTCGTACAGTTCATCGTCTTACTAACCCTGATTTCCTAGCTAAATATAATAAAGTATTGAAACCAGAAGGTACAGTGAATCTAAAAACGGATTCTGAATTCTTACATGGATATACGCATGGAATGATTCAGTTATTAGGACATAAAGTCATTAAATCTTCTCACAATGTTTATCACCCAGATAATCGTGAATTACCTAAAATTGTTACCGATGTGCAAACATATTACGAAGAAAAGTTTAAAGCTTTAGGTAAAACAATTACTTATATTCAGTTTCAATTTAAAGATTAA
- a CDS encoding M20/M25/M40 family metallo-hydrolase, translating into MKLKSSLLMLMLSMGIFAQDKSEFIYASLEAQHASELKASHPELIDIITTHNDVTIAHLHPEAAHELHQKILSHGPGYLMHPSKEAAINKIKNVKEQSRTVLQFTIDQQAFVRQVLDEVSQSNIEEVMLALEAFGTRYHTSVQANQSAEYVKQTWENIIALYGRENDVSVRLVNHNNTPMKSVVVTINGTQTPNEYVIIGGHLDSTVGGWDKSFAPGSDDDASGIATITEALRVLLANNFQPNRTVEIMAYAAEEIGLVGSNEIATSYRNQNKNVVAFVQFDMTNFKGSSQDVYLATDSFINNALNLYLIELMEEYNSSGHHQFTYGTTRCNYGCSDHYSWAVNNFPAAFPFEASFDDSNMNIHTSYDTFELIGDASHSVKFAKLAIEFLVETAKHTGTLSASNISSSKNQFYLNHKTLGFELASVQKITSASILNVAGQKVMSRFHLNSKDQLDLNSLSQGGYILILETQDGQKITHKFVLK; encoded by the coding sequence ATGAAACTAAAATCTTCTCTTTTGATGCTGATGTTATCAATGGGTATCTTTGCTCAAGATAAATCAGAATTTATATATGCTTCACTAGAAGCTCAGCATGCTTCTGAACTAAAAGCTTCTCATCCGGAATTAATCGATATTATAACGACTCATAATGATGTTACCATAGCTCATCTGCATCCTGAAGCAGCTCATGAGTTACATCAAAAAATTCTTTCTCATGGTCCAGGTTATCTAATGCACCCTTCAAAAGAAGCAGCAATAAATAAGATAAAGAATGTAAAAGAACAATCCCGCACAGTATTGCAGTTTACTATTGATCAGCAAGCGTTTGTTCGTCAAGTATTAGATGAGGTATCACAATCCAATATAGAAGAGGTTATGTTGGCTTTAGAAGCTTTTGGAACACGTTATCATACATCAGTACAAGCTAACCAATCAGCCGAATATGTGAAACAAACGTGGGAAAATATTATCGCACTCTATGGTCGTGAAAATGATGTTAGTGTCCGTTTAGTTAACCACAACAATACTCCAATGAAATCAGTTGTAGTGACCATCAATGGTACACAAACTCCAAATGAATATGTTATTATTGGAGGACATTTAGATTCTACCGTAGGAGGATGGGATAAATCGTTTGCCCCTGGATCTGATGATGACGCTTCGGGTATCGCAACCATTACAGAAGCTTTACGCGTGCTGTTAGCGAATAATTTTCAACCCAATCGAACAGTAGAAATCATGGCATATGCTGCAGAAGAAATCGGATTAGTAGGATCTAATGAGATTGCAACATCTTACCGAAATCAAAATAAAAATGTCGTTGCTTTTGTACAATTTGATATGACGAATTTTAAAGGTTCTTCTCAAGATGTGTACTTGGCTACCGATAGTTTTATTAATAATGCATTAAACCTTTATTTGATCGAATTGATGGAAGAATACAATTCATCAGGTCATCATCAGTTTACGTATGGTACAACACGATGTAATTATGGATGCTCAGATCATTACAGTTGGGCGGTAAATAACTTTCCAGCAGCCTTTCCATTTGAAGCTTCATTTGATGACTCTAATATGAATATTCATACATCTTATGATACTTTTGAACTGATAGGCGATGCAAGTCATTCAGTGAAATTTGCTAAACTAGCAATTGAATTTTTAGTAGAAACAGCAAAACATACAGGAACTCTATCTGCATCAAATATAAGTTCGTCAAAAAATCAATTTTATTTGAATCATAAAACTTTAGGTTTTGAATTGGCGAGTGTTCAAAAAATTACTTCTGCTTCCATTCTTAATGTAGCAGGACAAAAAGTAATGAGTCGTTTTCATTTAAATTCAAAGGATCAATTGGATTTAAATTCTTTATCACAAGGAGGATATATACTTATCTTAGAAACTCAAGATGGACAAAAAATAACCCACAAATTTGTTTTAAAATAA
- a CDS encoding orotate phosphoribosyltransferase: MQQREDFLLKAYELGIIKFGNFTLKSGIESPFYVDLRPLASSPQLLKTLANNLLDLVDDVQYDLICGVPYAALPMATTMSLTCNIPLIIKRKENKGYGTKKMVEGVFENGQSCLLVEDVITSGQSLLETCDQVEREGLKVKDLVVVLDREQGGVQKLKEQGYNVRTLFTINEVIDILHKYHRLNDDEAKKIKDFLALPPEEAPAKQRVALEDKKIVHPVGKRLVELALRKQSNLIASADLITSAEIIDFAEQVGEHIVALKLHSDIIQDFSDNLIVELKKIAREKEFLLFEDRKFGDIGNTQELQFKKSIYKISDWADLVTVHPIGGLESLKVFENTGVITIVEMSSKGTLTDDYYFTKAINVSEESGNVLGAVAQRQIPDNLLLFTPGVNISSTGDNKGQQYNTPELVFKNYHTDFMIVGRGIYKAADVKTAAKEYQTLGWVSYLQSLKG, encoded by the coding sequence ATGCAACAGCGCGAAGATTTCTTATTAAAAGCTTACGAGCTTGGAATTATCAAATTTGGAAACTTTACTTTAAAAAGCGGAATCGAATCACCTTTCTACGTCGATTTAAGACCGTTAGCTTCAAGCCCTCAATTATTAAAAACATTAGCCAATAATTTATTAGACTTAGTTGATGATGTACAATACGATTTAATCTGTGGAGTACCTTATGCCGCATTACCCATGGCAACAACGATGAGTTTAACTTGTAACATTCCTTTAATTATTAAACGTAAGGAGAATAAAGGTTACGGAACAAAAAAGATGGTTGAAGGGGTTTTCGAAAATGGACAATCTTGTTTATTAGTAGAAGACGTAATTACTTCTGGTCAATCGTTATTAGAAACGTGTGATCAAGTAGAACGTGAAGGTTTAAAAGTAAAAGATTTAGTTGTTGTTCTTGACCGTGAACAAGGTGGAGTTCAAAAATTAAAAGAACAAGGATACAATGTTCGTACTTTATTTACCATTAATGAAGTTATTGATATCTTACACAAGTATCACCGCTTAAATGATGATGAAGCGAAAAAAATCAAAGACTTTTTAGCTTTACCACCTGAAGAAGCTCCTGCAAAACAACGTGTCGCTTTAGAAGATAAAAAAATAGTTCATCCTGTAGGAAAACGATTAGTTGAATTAGCATTAAGAAAACAATCCAACTTAATTGCTTCTGCAGATTTAATTACTTCTGCAGAAATCATCGATTTTGCTGAACAAGTAGGTGAACACATCGTTGCCTTAAAATTACACTCAGACATTATCCAAGATTTCTCGGATAACTTGATTGTAGAGTTAAAGAAAATTGCGCGTGAAAAAGAATTTTTATTATTCGAAGACCGCAAATTTGGTGATATCGGAAATACACAAGAATTACAATTCAAAAAATCAATCTACAAAATTTCGGATTGGGCTGATTTAGTGACGGTACATCCAATTGGAGGTTTAGAATCTTTAAAAGTTTTTGAAAACACAGGGGTTATTACGATTGTAGAAATGTCTTCGAAAGGAACATTAACGGATGATTACTATTTTACAAAAGCAATTAATGTTTCGGAAGAATCAGGAAATGTCTTAGGAGCAGTAGCGCAACGTCAAATCCCAGACAACTTATTATTATTTACACCTGGTGTTAATATTTCATCAACAGGTGATAACAAAGGTCAACAGTACAACACACCTGAATTAGTATTCAAAAACTACCACACCGACTTTATGATTGTTGGACGTGGAATTTACAAAGCAGCCGATGTAAAAACAGCCGCGAAAGAATACCAAACATTAGGTTGGGTTTCGTACTTACAAAGTTTAAAAGGTTAA
- the nadB gene encoding L-aspartate oxidase: MQDVLVIGSGIAGLSYALKIALKNPEAKITIVTKANEDETNTKYAQGGVAVVSDFIKDSFEKHIEDTLRAGDGICKKDAVEVVVREAPERIHEIVNWGVRFDKNEEGIYDLGREGGHTENRIVHHKDITGWEIERALLKAIENQPNIQILTHHFVVDLITEHHLGQKSQEETTCYGAYILDTSTNQILRCLAKVTLLATGGAGHVYKNTTNPIIATGDGIALATRAGARVSGMQFIQFHPTAFYSLMDGQLFLISEAVRGFGAKLRTADGELFMHKYDEREELASRDIVARAIDNEMKLRGDDFVYIDCRHLDQEKFLQHFPNIYDKCKNEGYDMFSELVPVVPASHYLCGGIDVDLDGKTTIENLFAVGECSNTGLHGANRLASNSLVEAMVFGHRAAMKTADLLQTNSFEILNHQFPEWNAEGMKPQEELVLISYFRKQLQAMMSELVGIVRSNERLTIAQMRIREIEKMVKEIYNFSIISTPLLELRNLVNVAQLIIDESVNQKENRGTFYNKDLK, from the coding sequence ATGCAAGATGTTTTAGTCATCGGTTCTGGTATTGCAGGATTATCGTATGCATTAAAAATTGCATTGAAAAATCCAGAAGCAAAAATTACCATTGTCACCAAAGCCAACGAAGACGAAACCAATACAAAATATGCGCAAGGTGGAGTTGCTGTTGTAAGTGATTTTATCAAAGATAGTTTCGAAAAACACATTGAAGATACGTTACGTGCAGGTGATGGGATTTGTAAGAAAGATGCTGTTGAGGTTGTAGTGCGTGAAGCTCCTGAACGTATCCATGAAATTGTGAATTGGGGAGTTCGTTTTGATAAGAACGAAGAAGGAATTTACGATTTAGGTCGAGAAGGTGGACATACTGAAAACCGAATTGTTCATCATAAAGATATTACCGGTTGGGAAATTGAGCGTGCATTATTAAAAGCCATCGAAAATCAACCGAATATTCAGATTTTGACGCATCATTTTGTGGTCGATTTGATTACCGAACATCATTTGGGTCAAAAAAGCCAAGAAGAAACAACGTGCTATGGTGCTTATATTTTAGATACTTCAACCAATCAAATTTTACGTTGTTTAGCCAAAGTTACTTTATTAGCAACTGGAGGAGCAGGTCATGTCTATAAGAATACAACCAATCCGATTATTGCAACAGGTGATGGGATTGCTTTAGCTACCCGCGCTGGTGCAAGAGTTTCAGGAATGCAATTTATACAGTTTCATCCAACTGCATTTTATAGTCTGATGGATGGACAATTATTTTTAATTTCAGAAGCGGTAAGAGGTTTCGGTGCAAAATTAAGAACAGCCGATGGCGAATTATTTATGCATAAATACGATGAGCGCGAAGAATTAGCCTCTCGTGATATAGTCGCTCGTGCAATAGATAATGAAATGAAGTTGCGTGGGGATGATTTTGTATACATTGATTGTCGTCATCTGGATCAAGAAAAGTTTTTGCAACATTTCCCAAATATTTACGATAAATGTAAAAATGAAGGGTATGATATGTTCTCTGAATTAGTTCCTGTTGTTCCAGCGTCACATTATTTGTGTGGAGGAATTGATGTGGATTTGGACGGAAAAACAACAATTGAAAATCTTTTTGCAGTAGGTGAATGTTCAAATACAGGATTGCACGGTGCAAATCGTTTAGCATCGAATTCATTAGTAGAAGCGATGGTTTTTGGTCATCGTGCTGCCATGAAAACGGCTGATTTATTGCAAACAAATTCTTTTGAGATTTTAAACCATCAGTTTCCGGAATGGAATGCAGAAGGGATGAAACCTCAGGAAGAATTGGTATTGATTTCGTATTTCCGAAAACAATTACAAGCCATGATGAGTGAGTTGGTAGGAATAGTTCGAAGCAATGAACGTCTTACTATCGCTCAGATGAGAATTCGAGAAATCGAAAAAATGGTGAAAGAAATTTATAATTTCTCCATTATCTCGACTCCATTATTAGAGTTAAGAAATTTAGTGAATGTTGCTCAGTTAATAATTGATGAAAGTGTAAATCAAAAAGAAAACCGAGGAACTTTTTATAATAAAGATTTAAAATAA
- the nadC gene encoding carboxylating nicotinate-nucleotide diphosphorylase yields the protein MEFPHYITEQKLQQFIRQAFLEDVGDGDHSTLAAVPYHAIQEAELKVKDNGIIAGIELAKIIFDTFDPDLQVEQLLYDGDRVNYGDIAFKVKGSAQSILTCERLVLNCMQRMSGIATYANEMMRLVEETNAKILDTRKTTPNFRMIEKWAVKIGGAENHRFGLYDMVMLKDNHVDFCGSITKAVEQTKSYLQSNNLDLKIEVETRNLEEVKEALVAEVDFIMLDNFDLHTMKQAVEFIGGKVKTEASGGITKESVKAIAKTGVDFISSGAIIHSAPNFDLSLKALK from the coding sequence ATGGAATTCCCACATTATATTACAGAACAAAAATTACAACAATTTATTCGTCAAGCATTTTTAGAGGATGTTGGCGATGGCGACCATTCTACTTTAGCAGCAGTGCCTTATCATGCCATACAAGAAGCAGAGTTGAAAGTAAAAGATAATGGAATAATCGCTGGAATTGAATTGGCGAAAATTATTTTTGATACGTTTGATCCTGATTTACAAGTAGAACAATTGTTATACGATGGCGACCGCGTGAATTATGGCGATATCGCGTTTAAGGTAAAAGGATCGGCTCAGTCCATATTAACATGTGAACGTTTAGTGCTTAATTGCATGCAGCGTATGTCTGGAATAGCTACATATGCCAATGAAATGATGCGATTGGTAGAAGAAACGAATGCTAAAATTTTAGATACGCGAAAAACGACCCCTAATTTTCGGATGATTGAGAAATGGGCGGTAAAAATAGGTGGAGCAGAAAATCATCGCTTTGGTCTATACGACATGGTCATGCTCAAAGATAATCATGTGGATTTCTGTGGAAGCATTACAAAAGCTGTTGAACAAACGAAATCTTATTTACAATCGAATAATCTTGATTTAAAAATTGAAGTGGAGACTCGTAATTTGGAAGAGGTAAAAGAAGCTTTAGTGGCCGAAGTTGATTTTATTATGTTGGATAATTTTGATTTGCACACGATGAAGCAAGCGGTAGAATTTATCGGTGGAAAAGTGAAAACTGAAGCTTCTGGTGGAATCACCAAAGAGTCAGTAAAAGCCATTGCGAAAACGGGTGTTGACTTTATTTCTTCTGGAGCAATCATTCATTCTGCACCTAATTTTGATTTAAGCCTTAAGGCATTAAAATAA